In a single window of the Lagenorhynchus albirostris chromosome 19, mLagAlb1.1, whole genome shotgun sequence genome:
- the ERFL gene encoding ETS domain-containing transcription factor ERF-like — translation MSLPPACWDASVFWMAGFAFPDWAYKPESSPGSRQIQLWHFILELLQKEEYQGVIAWQGDYGEFVIKDPDEVARLWGIRKCKPHMNYDKLSRALRYYYNKRILHKTKGKRFTYKFNFSKVVLVNYPLLDVAAATTGSPLLLTPGPFGGAPGPDAPPLTPETLQTLFSAPRLGEPAARAPLFTPETDKLRLDSPFPFLGSGATGYSKPPGLLGPFGRAFPEHPWNFSPYLTGPFPKLPPPLYPPHFYPNPLAGSLGHLPAAGAGGSPSAAPLLAAAAEGLGPERPSGLAAAPRLALPRAGGPEAALGGKDSDSELEITDVSGCSSDSEGEEGLPAPSKAKAGKGGVGS, via the exons ATGTCCCTGCCACCTGCCTGCTGGGACGCGAGCGTCTTTTGGATGGCAG GGTTTGCCTTCCCGGATTGGGCGTACAAGCCGGAGTCGTCCCCCGGCTCGAGGCAGATCCAGCTGTGGCACTTTATCCTGGAGCTGCTGCAGAAGGAGGAGTACCAGGGTGTCATCGCCTGGCAGGGGGACTACGGGGAATTCGTCATCAAGGACCCCGACGAGGTGGCTCGGCTCTGGGGCATCCGGAAGTGCAAGCCCCACATGAACTATGACAAGCTGAGCCGGGCCCTGcg TTACTACTACAACAAGCGGATTCTCCACAAGACCAAAGGGAAGCGGTTCACCTACAAGTTCAACTTCAGCAAAGTCGTGCTTGTCAATTACCCACTGTTGGACGTGGCGGCAGCCACCACGGGCTCTCCACTCTTGCTGACCCCGGGTCCCTTTGGGGGAGCCCCTGGGCCAGAtgctcctcccctcacccccgaG acCCTGCAGACCCTGTTCTCTGCCCCACGCCTGGGAGAGCCGGCGGCCCGGGCACCCCTGTTCACCCCCGAGACAGACAAACTGCGTCTGGACAGCCCTTTCCCGTTCCTGGGCTCTG GTGCCACCGGCTATTCCAAGCCCCCCGGCCTGCTGGGTCCCTTCGGCCGCGCCTTCCCAGAGCACCCCTGGAACTTTAGCCCGTACCTCACCGGCCCCTTCCCCAAGCTGCCCCCGCCTCTCTACCCGCCCCACTTCTACCCCAACCCTCTGGCCGGTTCCCTGGGCCACCTGCCCGCAGCAGGGGCAGGGGGAAGCCCCAGCGCTGCGCCCCTGCTGGCTGCCGCCGCGGAGGGCCTGGGCCCCGAGCGCCCCTCGGGCCTGGCAGCAGCCCCTCGCCTGGCACTGCCGAGGGCTGGGGGCCCAGAGGCCGCGCTGGGGGGCAAGGACAGCGACTCGGAGCTGGAGATTACCGACGTCAGCGGCTGCAGCTCTGACAGCGAGGGAGAGGAGGGCCTCCCCGCGCCCTCCAAGGCCAAGGCGGGCAAAGGGGGTGTCGGCAGCTGA